A stretch of DNA from Catenulispora acidiphila DSM 44928:
GGTCCGACCAGCACGGTGATGCGGCCGCTCTCGGCGGTCAGGTCGGTCGCGGCGACCGCCACGGTCCCGTCCGGGTAGGTCTTTCCGACCTGCACGAAGGAAATCACTCCGCGAGCCTAGCCGGTGGGCGGAAGAAAGGTAGGTCAAGCCTCACGATGCGGAGGGCACCCGTCTCAATCCGATGAGCAGTAGCGTCCTGATCAAAACCTTGACCGCCCTGATCCGGAACTCCGCGCGGAATCGGGTGACCGGTAACAGGGCTCTGCGGAATCCGGGCGCTCCAGGTCACTAGAACCTGTTGCAGTTTCACGCCGCCACCCCTACCGTCCACCCCATGCGAACCCCGCTCTCGGCATCCCTGGGTCTGGAATTCCCCCTGTTCGCGTTCAGCCACTGCCGCGATGTCGTCGCGGCGGTCACCCGGGCCGGCGGCCTGGGCGTCCTGGGCGCCGTCTACTTCACCCCCGACGAGCTGGAGACCGAGCTGCGCTGGCTGGACGCGCACACCGACGGCAAGCCGTACGGCGTCGACGTCGTCATGCCGGCCTCCGTCTCCACCTCGGTGAACGAGGTCTCCGCCAAGGACTCGGCGCGTACGAGCATGGAGGAGACGCTCAAGTCCTACATCCCGGCCAAGCACCGCGACTTCGTGGAGGGCATCCTCGACAAGTACGAGGTGCCCGAACTCCCCGCGGACGGCGACCACAGCCACCAGCTCCTGGGCTGGACCGACGCCACCGCGCGCCCGCAGGTCGAGGTCGCCCTCGACCATCCGATCGCGCTGCTGGCCAGCGCCCTGGGCCCGCTGCCCGCCGACATCGTGGAGCTGGCGCACCGCAAGAACGTGCGCACCGCGGGTCTGGCCTCCAGCGCGCACCACGCCCGCAAGCAGGTCGAATGCGGCGTCGACATCATCGTCGCGCAGGGCACCGAGGCCGGCGGGCACACCGGCGAGATCTCGACCATGGTCCTGATTCCCGAGGTGGTGGACGCGGTCGGGGACACTCCGGTCCTGGCCGCAGGCGGGATCGGCAACGGACGCCAGGTGGCCGCGGCGATGGCGCTCGGCGCACAGGGCGCGTGGACCGGCTCGATCTGGCTGACCGTCGCCGAAGCCGACACCGACCCGCGCGTGGTCCCCAAGCTCCTCGCGGCGTCCTCGCGCGACACCGTCCGCTCCCGTGCCCTGACCGGCAAGCCGGCGCGGCAGCTGCGCACCGACTGGATCGACGCCTGGGAGAGCGAGGATTCCCCCGGCGCGCTGCCGATGCCGCTGCAGTACATGCTGGTCTCCGAGGCGCACCGGCGGATCTCGCGGGCCGGGCGGACCGAGCTGATGGGCATGCCGGTCGGGCAGATCGTGGGCTCGATGACCGACGTCCGGCCGGTCCGGGAGGTGATCTACCAGCTGGTCGAGGAGTACGCGGCGGCCGTCGAGCGGCTGGGCGCGATCACCGAGGCGTGAGCGTTCGCGACGGCGAACGGTCGTAAGGGGCACGAGCGGAAAATCATCCACATCCGCCGATAACCGTGCGGTCACCGCCTGTCACACCGTACTCTGCGAACTGGCACCGGTGGCCTGTTCGGTCCCGGCGCCCCAACCGGTCGCGCCGAGGGCAGACGCGACCGGGACACCGGGGTCTCTTTCCGCGCTCTAGAGGCCCCGGTGTCGGCTGTCCGTGGCGGCGGCCGCGCTGGGCGGTGCCCCGGACCGGGCCGGTAGGTGGGTCCCAGAATCCTGACGCTCTCCAGGGAACAAGAACTCGTTCTAGTTCTGCCCCGCGAAACCCTTGCAGCCTCTCAGGGCCCGTGTTGTACTCCACTACTGACGATCCATCAGATCTTCGAGGCGGGAGTCGCGCATGGCAGGGCTGGGTTTCTGGAGAATCGCGCAAGCCGATCCCGACTGGACCGCGGTCATCGAGGAAGCCGGCGGCGAGCACAAGGCCGGGGACGTCCTGGCCCGCGCCAACCAGACCGTGCACGCGCTGCGCGCCCTCGGCATGACCGACGGCGACGGGCTCACGCTCTTGATGCCGAATCTGGTGGAGATGATCGAGATCTACGCCGCGGCGCTTCAGGCCGCGTGGTACTACACCCCGATCAACTTCCACCTGGCCGGGCCCGAGATCGCCTACATCGTCCACGACGCCGAGGCCAAGGTCTTCTTCTGCCACGCGCGCTTCGCCGACCTCGGCCTGGCGGCCGTCGCCGAGCTGGAGAAGGAGGGGCAAGGGCTGCCGAAGGAGGCGCTGATCAGCGTCGGCGGCGACATCCCCGGCTTCACGCCGCTGGAGCAGTTCCGCGCCGGCCACAGCACCGACCTCCCTGAGAACCGCAGCTTCGGAACGGCCATGCACTACACGTCGGGGACCACCGGCAAGCCCAAGGGCGTGCGGCGCGCGCTGTCGGGCCAGGACCCGGACATGATGGCTGAGGCGGGAACCGTCTTGCCCGGGTTCTTCGGCATCACCCCCGGCGGGGGAGGCGTGCACCTGGTCACCTCGCCGAACTACCACACCGCGGTCACCCAGTTCGGCGGCAACGCCCTGCAGATGGGGCACACGCTGGCGCTGATGGACAAGTGGACGCCGGAGGGCACGCTGGAGATGATTCAGCGGACTCGGGCCACGCACACGCACATGGTCCCGACCCAGTTCCACCGCATGCTGCACCTGCCGGAGGAGGTGAAGCAGCGCTATGACGTCTCCTCCATGAAGGTCGCGATCCACGCCGCCGCGCCGTGCCCGCAGCACGTGAAGCGCGCGATGCTCGACTGGTGGGGACCGGTGATCTACGAGTACTACGCAGCGACCGAGGGCGGCGGCACCATCGCCACGCCCGAGGACTGGATCGCGCACCCCGGCACGGTCGGCAAAGCCTGGCCGATCAGCCAGGTCAAGGCGCTGGACGACGACGGCGCCGAGGTCCCGCTCGGGACGCCGGGCACCGTCTACATGAAGATGATGGTCGGCGACTTCGAGTACAAGGGCGACCGGGCCAAGACCGACGCCAACCGCCGCGACGGCTTCTTCACCGTCGGCGACATCGGCTACTTCGACGCCGACGGCTTCCTCTACCTGTGCGACCGCAAGATCGACATGATCATCTCCGGCGGCGTGAACATCTACCCGGCCGAGATCGAGGGCGAGCTGCTGCGCCACCCGGCGGTCGGCGACGTCGCGGTGTTCGGCATCCCGGACGAGGACTGGGGCGAGCAGATCAAGGCCGTCGTCGAGCTCAACGAGGGCTATGAGCGCTCCGAGGCGCTCGCCGCGGAGATCATCGGCTCGCTGGAGGGCCGGCTGGCCCGGCTGAAGTGGCCCAAGACGCTGGACTTCATCGACCAGCTGCCGCGCGAGCCCAACGGCAAGCTGTTCAAGCGGCGGTTGCGCGACCCGTACTGGGCCGGCCACCAGAGCGCGATCTGAGGCGCGGGATCGAGATGACGACGCAGAACACGCAGAACGCGCAGACACCCGATTCCGACGACCGCGCCTTGCACGTCCTGGAGTTCCCCGGCGGATACACGCGCTCCACCGGCCCGGTGATCGGGCGTTTCCTGACCGGTCTGCGCGACGGGCAGCTGCTCGGCGTACGGACTCCCGACGGCAAGGTGCTGGTCCCGCCGACCGAATACGATCCGCAGACCGCGGCCGCCCTTGGCGACGCGGAGGAGGACTGGGTCCAGGTCGGTCCGGCCGGGACCGTGACCAGCTGGACGTGGGTCGACGCCCCGCGCGCGGACCATCCGATGAACCGCCCTTTCGCCTGGGCGCTGATCAAGCCCGACGGCGCGGACACGGCGCTGCTGCACGCCGTGGACTCCGGGTCGAAGGCGGCGATGGCGACCGGGATGCGGGTGCATCCGTCGTGGCGGGCTGAGCGCAGCGGTTCGATCAAGGACATCGCGTTCTTCGCTCCGGGGGAGGGACCGGCTGAGGTGCCGGCGCTGGCAAGCGAGGCAGCGCTCGAACCCGTCTCGGTGGTCACGCTGCCGCACCGGCTGGAGTACCGGCTGCGCCCCGGGACGGTCTGGAACCACTTCATCGACGGCATGGCCGAGGGTCAGATCCGCGCGACGCGGTGCCCGGCGTGCGGCAAGGTCTACGTGCCGCCGCGCGGCGCGTGCCCGGCGGACGGACTGCCCGCGACCGAGTGGGTGGACCTGCCGGACACCGGGGTGCTGACCACGTTCGCGGTCAACAACGTCCCGGCGGCCGGCGCGCCCGAGGTGCCGTTCATCAGCGGCTACGTGCTGCTGGACGGCGCCGACATCGCGATGCTCGCGCTGGTCTCCGACGTGCCGTGGCAGGAGGTGCGGATCGGGATGCGGGTGCGGGCGGTGTGGGTGCCGGACGCCGAGCGGACGCGGTCGGTGAAGAACCTGAAGTGGTTCGCGCCGACCGGCGAACCCGACGTCCCCTTCGAGCGCTTTGAGGAGTACGTGTGATGAGGGACGTCGCGGTCGTCGCCTTCGCGCAGAGCGCGCACAGCTTCTCCGACCTCGGCTGGACCGAGGCGGACCTGGTCATGCCGTTGGTGAACGAGGTGCTCGCAGCCGGCGGGCTGGACCGCTCCGAGATCGGCTTCACCTGCTCGGGCTCCAACGACTACCTGGTCGGGACGCCGTTCTCGTTCGTCGCGGCGCTGGACACCATCGGTGCGTGGCCGCCGATCGCCGAGAGCCACGTCGAGCAGGACGCGGCGTGGGCGCTGTACGAGGCGTGGGTGCGGCTCCAGCACGGCGACCTGGACACCGCGATGGTGTACGGCTTCGGCAAGGGCACGGTCGGTGACCAGGTCGGCATCAGCTCCCTGGGATACGACCCCTACTACCTGGCGCCGCTGGTCCCGGGGCACGTCGCGATGGCCGGGCTGCAGGCGCGGGCGCTGAAGGACGCCGGGTTCGACGTCGACCCGGACCCCACGCCGCCGCCGGCCACGGACGGTGCGGCGGTGGTGGTCCTCGCCGCCGGGGACGTGGCGCGCCGCGTGTGCCCGCGGCCCGCCTGGATCCGGGGTCTGGACCACCGCATCGAACCGCACAGCGTCGGCGCGCGGGATCTGACGCGCAGCGAGTCGGTGCGTCTGGCCGCCGAGCGCGCCGGGGTCGGCGCCGGGCCGGTGGATTTCGCCGAGCTGCACACGCGCTTCGAGCACGAGGAGGCGTTGCTGCGCCAGGAGTTGGGGTTGGAGGACAAGACGGTGGTGAACGCCTCCGGCGGTCCGCGCAAGGCCGATCCGATCATGGCGACCGGGCTGATCCGGATCGGCGAGGCCGCCGCCCAGATCCACGAGGGCGCAGCGCGGCGGACCGTCGCGCACGCCACCGCCGGGCCGTGCCTGCAGCACAACCTGGTCTGCGTGCTCGAAGCCGACGGAGAGGACTGAGGACGATGGGCAACCGTTGCGCCGTGATCGGCGTCGGGCAGACCGAGTACCGCACCAAGCGCGCCGACGTCTCGCTCGCCGGGCTGGTGCGGGAGGCGGCGGCGCGGGCGTTGGCCGACGCCGGGCTGACGTTCGCCGACATCGACTCGGTGGTGCTGGGCAAGGCGCCGGACATGTTCGAGGGCGTCGCCACCCCCGAGCTGTACCTCGCCGACGCGCTCGGCGCCGCGGGCAAGCCGATGCTCCGCGTGCACACTGCCGGCTCGGTCGGCGGCTCGACGGCGCTGGTCGGGACCTCGCAGGTGCAGGCCGGGGTGCACGAGCGGGTGCTGGTGGTGGCCTTCGAGAAGCAGTCGGAGTCCAACGCCACCTGGGCGCTGTCGACGCACTCGCCGTTCTCCGCCTCGCTGGTGGTCGGCGCCGGCGGGTATTTCGCGCCGTATATCCGGGCCTATATACGGCGTTCCGGTGCTCCCGCCAATATCGGGATGATGGTCGCGGTCAAGGACAGAATCAATGCGCTGCGCAATCCCTACGCGCATTTGAAGATCCCGAACATCGACCTGGCGATGGTCGAGGAATCGATGATGTTGTGGGATCCCATTCGCTATCTGGAGACATGTCCTTCTTCGGACGGTGCGGTGGCGATGGTGCTCGCCTCGGAGCGGGCCGCGCAGGCCTCGAGCGCGGCGACCGGCCGGCGTCCGGCGTGGGTGCACGGTGCGGCGATGCGCTCGGAGCCGATGGGGATGGCCGGGCGGGACAGCGTGGATCCGCGCGCCGGCCGGGACTGCGCGGCCGACGTCTACCGGCAGGCCGGCGTCACCGAGCCGCGGCGGCAGTTCGCCGCGGCCGAGGTGTATGTGCCGTTCTCGTGGTACGAGCCGATGTGGCTGGAGAACCTCGGGTTCGCGGAGAAGGGGGCGGGCTGGAAGCTGACCGAGGCCGGCGCCACTGCGTTCGACGGCGACATCCCGTGGAACCCCTCCGGGGGCGTGTTGTCGTCGAATCCGATCGGTGCGTCCGGGATGATCCGTTTCGCGGAGGCCGCGCAGCAGGTGCGCGGCCAGGCCGGGGAGCATCAAGTCGCTGCCGCCCAGGACGGTTCGCGGTTGGCTTTGGGACACGCTTATGGCGGCGGGTCTCAATTCTTTGCTATGTGGGCGGTGGGGGCGAACAAGCCGTAAGTGAGTGATCGCCTTCGTCTGGTAACCCTCGCCCGGTCGACCCCTAGGTGTCTTCCCTCCTCGGCCGACGATGAGAATTCCACATTTCCACCATGGTCATATGCCGCACTCGGCATCATGTCAGGCGCCTCGCCGAACGAGATATAGGAAGGGTATTGCGACGCCGTTCAGCTCGGCGTAACGTCCGCGTTCAACACCGGCGCGGCGGGGCGGACCGAGGCCGGTCACCTGGGCTGTGAAGTGCGGTGGACGGTGTGGCGACAGTCGATTTCATTCGCGCAAGTTGCACGTACCCGGAGGGGAAACGCAAAGCCGTTGACAATCTGACGCTGTCTGTGGGGGACGGCGAGTTCCTGGTGCTGCTCGGGCCCTCGGGCTGCGGCAAGACCACGGCGCTGCGCATGCTCGCCGGCCTGGAGGAGGTCCAGACCGGCCAGGTCCTGGTCGACGGGCAGGACCTGGAAGGCATGCCCCCCGGCGATCGCGACCTGGCGATGGTGTTCCAGAGCTACGCGCTCTTCCCGCACATGTCGGTCGCCCGAAACCTCGGATTCCGCATGGAGCTGGCCGGCGCCCCGCCTTCGGCCGTCTCCCGCCGCGTCCGCCGCATCGCCGCGGAGCTGAACCTGACCGACCGGCTCGACCGGCTGCCCAAGACCCTGTCCGGCGGCGAGCAGCAGCGCGTGGCGATCGGCCGCGCCATGGTGCGCGAACCGCGCGTGTTCCTGATGGACGAACCCCTGGGCGCGCTGGACGCCAAGCTGCGCACCACGGCGCGCGCGAAGATCGCGGAGATGCAGCGCAAGAGCGGCATCACGACCCTGTACGTGACCCACGACCAGGTCGAGGCCATGGCGATGGGCGACCGCATCGCGATCATGAACCGCGGCATGCTCCAGCAGGTCGACACCCCGCGGCAGCTGTACGACCACCCGGTGAACGAGTTCGTCGCCGGCTTCGTCGGATCCCCGGCGATGAACCTGGTCCCCGGCACGTACAAGCACGGCTGGGCCCTGATCGGCGAGTCGGACGTCTTCGAGGTCCCGGTGGAGGTGTCCCAGCCGCTGACGTCGCCGTCGGTCCTGGTCGGCTTCCGCCCGGAACACGCGAAGTTCGCCGCGCCGGGCAGCGGGATCTACGCCATCGTCGGACTGGTCGAGCGCCTGGGGCACACGGCTTACGCGCACTGCGAGATGGGAATCGGCCGCGGCCGGCGGACGGTGATCGTCCGCTGCGACGAGTACGACGCACCGCGCCCCGGCGCTCATGTCGGCGTGGTGCCGGACCCCCGAGAGATTCACCTTTTCGACGGGGAGAGCGGGCTGCGGGTGGGGCGGTAGGCGGTGCGCCGCTGGTAGCTGGCAGTGGCCGGCAGCAGCTGGCAGTAGCTGGCAGTAGCTGGCCCTCA
This window harbors:
- a CDS encoding thiolase domain-containing protein produces the protein MGNRCAVIGVGQTEYRTKRADVSLAGLVREAAARALADAGLTFADIDSVVLGKAPDMFEGVATPELYLADALGAAGKPMLRVHTAGSVGGSTALVGTSQVQAGVHERVLVVAFEKQSESNATWALSTHSPFSASLVVGAGGYFAPYIRAYIRRSGAPANIGMMVAVKDRINALRNPYAHLKIPNIDLAMVEESMMLWDPIRYLETCPSSDGAVAMVLASERAAQASSAATGRRPAWVHGAAMRSEPMGMAGRDSVDPRAGRDCAADVYRQAGVTEPRRQFAAAEVYVPFSWYEPMWLENLGFAEKGAGWKLTEAGATAFDGDIPWNPSGGVLSSNPIGASGMIRFAEAAQQVRGQAGEHQVAAAQDGSRLALGHAYGGGSQFFAMWAVGANKP
- a CDS encoding thiolase domain-containing protein, which encodes MRDVAVVAFAQSAHSFSDLGWTEADLVMPLVNEVLAAGGLDRSEIGFTCSGSNDYLVGTPFSFVAALDTIGAWPPIAESHVEQDAAWALYEAWVRLQHGDLDTAMVYGFGKGTVGDQVGISSLGYDPYYLAPLVPGHVAMAGLQARALKDAGFDVDPDPTPPPATDGAAVVVLAAGDVARRVCPRPAWIRGLDHRIEPHSVGARDLTRSESVRLAAERAGVGAGPVDFAELHTRFEHEEALLRQELGLEDKTVVNASGGPRKADPIMATGLIRIGEAAAQIHEGAARRTVAHATAGPCLQHNLVCVLEADGED
- a CDS encoding acyl-CoA synthetase; amino-acid sequence: MAGLGFWRIAQADPDWTAVIEEAGGEHKAGDVLARANQTVHALRALGMTDGDGLTLLMPNLVEMIEIYAAALQAAWYYTPINFHLAGPEIAYIVHDAEAKVFFCHARFADLGLAAVAELEKEGQGLPKEALISVGGDIPGFTPLEQFRAGHSTDLPENRSFGTAMHYTSGTTGKPKGVRRALSGQDPDMMAEAGTVLPGFFGITPGGGGVHLVTSPNYHTAVTQFGGNALQMGHTLALMDKWTPEGTLEMIQRTRATHTHMVPTQFHRMLHLPEEVKQRYDVSSMKVAIHAAAPCPQHVKRAMLDWWGPVIYEYYAATEGGGTIATPEDWIAHPGTVGKAWPISQVKALDDDGAEVPLGTPGTVYMKMMVGDFEYKGDRAKTDANRRDGFFTVGDIGYFDADGFLYLCDRKIDMIISGGVNIYPAEIEGELLRHPAVGDVAVFGIPDEDWGEQIKAVVELNEGYERSEALAAEIIGSLEGRLARLKWPKTLDFIDQLPREPNGKLFKRRLRDPYWAGHQSAI
- a CDS encoding ABC transporter ATP-binding protein yields the protein MATVDFIRASCTYPEGKRKAVDNLTLSVGDGEFLVLLGPSGCGKTTALRMLAGLEEVQTGQVLVDGQDLEGMPPGDRDLAMVFQSYALFPHMSVARNLGFRMELAGAPPSAVSRRVRRIAAELNLTDRLDRLPKTLSGGEQQRVAIGRAMVREPRVFLMDEPLGALDAKLRTTARAKIAEMQRKSGITTLYVTHDQVEAMAMGDRIAIMNRGMLQQVDTPRQLYDHPVNEFVAGFVGSPAMNLVPGTYKHGWALIGESDVFEVPVEVSQPLTSPSVLVGFRPEHAKFAAPGSGIYAIVGLVERLGHTAYAHCEMGIGRGRRTVIVRCDEYDAPRPGAHVGVVPDPREIHLFDGESGLRVGR
- a CDS encoding NAD(P)H-dependent flavin oxidoreductase — protein: MRTPLSASLGLEFPLFAFSHCRDVVAAVTRAGGLGVLGAVYFTPDELETELRWLDAHTDGKPYGVDVVMPASVSTSVNEVSAKDSARTSMEETLKSYIPAKHRDFVEGILDKYEVPELPADGDHSHQLLGWTDATARPQVEVALDHPIALLASALGPLPADIVELAHRKNVRTAGLASSAHHARKQVECGVDIIVAQGTEAGGHTGEISTMVLIPEVVDAVGDTPVLAAGGIGNGRQVAAAMALGAQGAWTGSIWLTVAEADTDPRVVPKLLAASSRDTVRSRALTGKPARQLRTDWIDAWESEDSPGALPMPLQYMLVSEAHRRISRAGRTELMGMPVGQIVGSMTDVRPVREVIYQLVEEYAAAVERLGAITEA
- a CDS encoding Zn-ribbon domain-containing OB-fold protein, producing the protein MTTQNTQNAQTPDSDDRALHVLEFPGGYTRSTGPVIGRFLTGLRDGQLLGVRTPDGKVLVPPTEYDPQTAAALGDAEEDWVQVGPAGTVTSWTWVDAPRADHPMNRPFAWALIKPDGADTALLHAVDSGSKAAMATGMRVHPSWRAERSGSIKDIAFFAPGEGPAEVPALASEAALEPVSVVTLPHRLEYRLRPGTVWNHFIDGMAEGQIRATRCPACGKVYVPPRGACPADGLPATEWVDLPDTGVLTTFAVNNVPAAGAPEVPFISGYVLLDGADIAMLALVSDVPWQEVRIGMRVRAVWVPDAERTRSVKNLKWFAPTGEPDVPFERFEEYV